The genomic window TATGTAGGCGTAATCGTTTTGGGTCAAAAATGCTTGAGCAACTGAGAGATAACCCTGTAATATTCCCTGACATAAATCAGTATCAAAATAAACGCTATCCCCATCTTCAGTTTCTTCCCCAACGGGATTGCACCCAGAACGCAAGCAGTCACCAATATCGTAATGTACTAACCCCGGCTTCACGGTGTCGAGGTCGATCATACTGACTGCCTTGTGAGTGGCGGTATCAAACATAACATTGTTAATTTTAGGGTCTCCGTGCATCAGACGCAGAGGTAATTTACCCTCAGCTTTAGCATTTTCTAGGATATAGGCAAAGGTAGTGCGATCGCTCACAAACTGCAAGCAATAATTGACTTCTGGGGATGGTTGCGGTGTAGTCCTCGCCAGCACTTCTTGATAATGGCGCAAGTAAAGCGGTGTAATATGAAAACCTTCGAGGGTGTCAGCTAGTGTTTGTGGTGGTAAGTCGCTGATCAGGTTGTGAAACATCCCTAAAGCATAGCCAATTTCTTGAGCCTGTTCGAGATTTTGCATGGTATCGAAAGATTGCGACTTTTCGATAAAGCTAATCGCTCGCCAAAAATTACCTTCAGCATCAATATAATAGTCTTGAGCCTCTTTAGTTGATAGTACGCGCGGCATTTCCCAACGACGATCTAAAGGGGTGTGTTGTAGTCTTTGGCGGATATGATCAGTAAAGGTACGCAGATTCTGCATAATCAGTTGGGGTTGGCAAAACACCTGTGTATTGATGCGTTGCAGGATAAAGTGCTTTTCCCCAGGAGAATCAATATTTACTAAGAAAGTATCATTAATATTGCCACTACCAAAGGCTTGAACATCTGTGATTTTACACTGAAGCGTAAATTGTTCAGCGATCGCCACCAGATTTTCTATACCATGCGTCCTGATAACTGTTGTCATATGCGTTTTTTCCTACTCCCCACACTGAAATTGCACAAAGGCAATAGGACAATATAGTAGCGTAAGTTTTACGTTAGGTCTGTATATAAGTGTTGCAAATATTGCGATCGCCTTTCCCGGAGTATTCCACAGGATGTTTTCTGTTCCCTTCCTACGTCAGAAAATGCTCCAAATCACAGCCGACTGCTATAGCCGCAGTTCTTAATCACCAGGAACTTTTGTATTATTTGCGTAAAACATCAGAACTAGACTGATTCATATGTATGAGGTCAACAAGCAAAACTATATAACTTAGTCACCTCAATAATTAAAGTAATTACCATATTTTTAGGTGAATTTGCACCATGATTATCGTCATGCAGCCCGGTACTCCAACGGCAGAAATTGCTGAAATTAGAGCAGAAATTAAACAGCACCATCTTGTATCAGAAATATGTACAGGACAACATAAAGTAGTGATTGGCCTAATAGGAGATACATCAGAAATTGATACACAACAGATTCAAAATCTCAGTCCTTTTATTGAGCAGGTTATCCGCATCAAAAAACCATTTAAACGTGCTTCTTTAGAGTTTCGCTATGGAGAACCTAGTGAAGTAGTTGTACCCACACCTAATGGACTTATAACTTTTGGTCAAAATCATCCTTTAGTTGTAGTTGCAGGGCCTTGTTCTGTTGAGAATGAGGAAATGATTATAGAAACTGCCCATATAGTTAAGGCTTCTGGCGCACAGTTTCTGCGTGGTGGAGCATACAAACCTCGAACTTCTCCTTATGCTTTCCAAGGACATGGTG from Nostoc sp. UHCC 0870 includes these protein-coding regions:
- a CDS encoding phosphotransferase enzyme family protein, whose protein sequence is MTTVIRTHGIENLVAIAEQFTLQCKITDVQAFGSGNINDTFLVNIDSPGEKHFILQRINTQVFCQPQLIMQNLRTFTDHIRQRLQHTPLDRRWEMPRVLSTKEAQDYYIDAEGNFWRAISFIEKSQSFDTMQNLEQAQEIGYALGMFHNLISDLPPQTLADTLEGFHITPLYLRHYQEVLARTTPQPSPEVNYCLQFVSDRTTFAYILENAKAEGKLPLRLMHGDPKINNVMFDTATHKAVSMIDLDTVKPGLVHYDIGDCLRSGCNPVGEETEDGDSVYFDTDLCQGILQGYLSVAQAFLTQNDYAYIYDAIRLIAFELGLRFFADYLAGNVYFKVKHPEHNLARAIVQFKLTESIESQQTQIRQIIQDLQ